From the Methanomicrobia archaeon genome, the window GCGATGATCTTTCAGGATATGGACGTTTCACTGCTCGCTCTTACCGCCGATACCAATGTGAGCGATGCGAAGGTCGTCGTGGAACGGGTGGAGAAGCCATATGAAATCCCCGAAACCTCAGGCATTCCATACGTTTATCTCGATATAAACGTGGAGCATGAGGCGGAGAATGCGAACATAGAAGGGAGAATTGAGTTTAAAGTCTCAAAATCTTGGATCACTGCCAACAACATTGACGAGGCTGCAGTCACGTTAAATAGGTACCATGAACGTGATGGATGGACCGCGCTACCCACGGCTAAGGTCGGTGATGAAGAGAATGCCAGTGTGTATTTCGAAGCAGAGACGACTGGATTTTCGATATTCGCGGTAACCGCAGAAGAAAAAGTGCTGACTGCATCTACACCGTCTCCGAGCACCGTGCCGCCACAGATATCCGCATCAACGCCACCATCCACGCCTGCAGCTCATGAGGAGACGCAAAACTCGGAGACAGGCGGAGCATCGGTGCCGGGATTTGAACTCGCGATTGCCTTGTGTGCGCTCATTGGAGGAGCATTTCTACTTCTGATGCGCAAGAAAAAACGGTAAATTTCGATCTCTAATCTCCTCTTTCCTCTCTTCTCACAAATACGATGAGATACACGGCTACTACTGCAAATATGACACCAACAATTTCAAATCCGGGCACGGGAAGCTGTGGTGATGAAGTTGGTGCTTCCGAATTCTCTGGTGACGTTGTCGGTATTGATTCAGACTCTTGCTCAGTCGTTGTTGGCGTGGCAGAACTCGTTGGCGCTGATGTTGGTAACGCCTCCGTTCGAATCGGCGTGATGATGTTCACCGTTTTCGTATCCGTATGCCCTTCACCGTCATCGGCTTCTACAGTGTACTCTCCGGTTAACGCTTCGGACGTACTGAACGTGGCGTTGAATTTCCCATCTGCAACCTTTGCGAACTTCGATTCAAGGTTTATCGGGCCCTGCACCTTCACGATGATCGTGTGGCCTTCTCTATTCGAGATTCCGGTGATCACGAGGTCATCGCCGATAACGACATCCGGAAGAGAACGGAGCGCTATTTCTGCCCTCCCCACATCTATCTTCACTACCTTCATGAAATCATCGCTGCCTGCAGCTTCGGTCGTCGCATCTTGCAGTATGGATTTTATCTGTTCCTGCGTCTTCGCAGCAAGCTTGCTGAGATCGCTATCGAAATAACTATCTGCAATGCCGGTCAGCAGATCGTCATCATTAATTTTATCGTATATCTGATTCTTCCCTGGCGTGAGCACGAATGCGAGATAGGTCCCTGTATCCGCATCTTCCTGAACGTTACTCTCAATTGACCAGGTATACGTTCCGCCGCTCACCGATGCCGTCTCATAAACGATTCCGCTGGGAAGTTCATTGAGTTCGGAATTCGGAGGATTAATGCCGTTTCCGCCGCCGCCTTTCGGTGCCACAATGAGAACGTCCACCCACTTGGATCCAAGTGCGGTACCGCTGAGGGTAAAAGAATCTCCAGGTGAAATTACCGAAGTTGATGATTCTGCGGTCAAGCTTCCGGTGACCATCAGTACCATGGTAGAACCGTCATATTCTTCGCCCGAAACGTCATCACCTAAGGCAAAGCCCCCCTCGGGGTCTATAGATATAAACGCCTTGATCGTTATGGCATCCTCATCAGTACCCGTACCCGACGTTTTGGGCGTGGGCAGTTTCACCTCGAATGCGCCGTCATTATCAATCGCTATCTTATTCTTGACAATGATGTCGTCAATGGCGATATCAACGGTATTTCCTGTGTTTGCCGTACCGCTAACCACGAGGTCCGACCCAATTGCGCAGGTCTCAGGCATCGAGAACGTCACTTTCTTCTTTGCTACTGCAATATCAACGTAGGCTTCTGCATCACTCGTTAAATCCTCTACTCGCACCGTATAAGCGCCTGTTCTGCTAAAATAGACCACGTATCTCATCTCCCCCTCAGGTTCTATCGTATCATCAAAGCTACCAACGTTATCCTCCGAGGGATTATCATTCTTCTTGGCAGGGAAGATAGCGTAGTCTGCGTTTCTGTCTACCGAGATAGATATGTCGAGACCAGGCATACCGGTTACCGTCAACTGCACGTTCTCTAACTCGACTACTTCGGTCTTCTTCGCCTCAATCTCAAGCTCACCGCTTACCACCTCCAATTCTACTTCGTTACTCTCCTCATCTAAGCCACGTGCATAGTCCTCCTCTGTAACAATCTTGAAGGTCCACGTTCCCAACTCCCACCCCGATGTGGGTATTACCAAGTCCGTGAGATGATCGACATTAACCCTCTCAAAGTCGGTGTGTTTAATTTCACCGGGATCGGTGACCTCCAGGGTTACCCCATCGTTTTTGTCTAAATTGGTGCTCAATGACACAGTAAAGTCCGAATTTACGGGTATACGGTCGATCGTTTCGCCGTCTCGCTTCAGCTTTAAGTTCATATACGGTTCTTCAACAATAATGGTGGTATCATTACAACCAGAAGCACACGTTGCAGTATACGTGCCCGTTTTTAATGGTCGGGAGGTTGTATCAAGTCTCCCATTCGTTTCTGAATTTTGCGGGTGATCTTCTGCATCACCTGATATTCCTATCAACGTAACCATTCCGGAGGATCCGCCACTGCGGTTGTAAAATTGTATTTCTTGGCCAATTAATACGGTTGAGGTTTCTTCACCATCCAGCTTAATAGAGATATTATCGTAGTTGACGTCAAAGCCATCTATCTCCTGCGTTCCGGGAACGGTGGTTGCCAAAACGAGTGGCACGACGATTTCGAGGCAAAAAGTGAGTCCCATCAGAAGTAGTAAAAACCCCAACGCTACCCGTTTCACATTCAAACCCCCGCTCTTACTACCGCTCATTTTTAGTCCTTCTCCACCACATCTTATCTATTTTTGGGCGATTAAGATATTGATGCATAAGTTAATATTAAAACGTTCCCTATTTTATTAAAATCATCTATATTTATATAACGTACGAAGCAAAAGATCAAGAAACGTGTCATCTCAGATGGACGTGATCGGAGGTTTTTAAGGGTGAAATGGAGATAAAACGTGAAAACAAGAGCGAAAAAAGCTTGACGGCGCTGCTTTTATGTATGCTGTTAGCAACTGCTGCTTTCATTTCGGGAACGGTCACGGTGGCGCAGGGCGCGGAAGTGAATGAAGTGACAAGGTACGCTCCCGCCAGCCACGCTTCAGGTGCGGAGTTCGAGGTGAAATTGACGATCACCGGTGAACTGCCGTTGGTCGTTGGTATCGTTGAAACGATTCCTGAGGGGTTCCGCTTTGTCAGCACAATGTGTGAAGACTACGAAGTTTCAGGGCAAGATATTGCTTTTGTTGTGGTAAACGAAAAGGAGATAACCTATAGGGTGACGGCGCCTTCTTCGGGCGAGGGCACGTTTTCCGGAACCTGGATTGACATGCTCAGTGATAAGGAAGGAAACATCACGGATACGACAACGCCGCCGGTGACAACGCCGAAACCAAACCCAACAGCAACGCCAGCAGCAACACCCAGGTCTGAAGTGCCGGGCTTCGAAGCGATTTTCACAGCGATAGCGCTGCTCATCACCTGTCTTCTTGTGTGTATGTGGGGAGGTAAGGAAGAAGGAGGTAGTGTGGAATGAGAAACATACTCACGTGTATAGTCGTAATAGTGCTCTTGGCATCCTCGGTGCTGGTGGCGGTTATACCCTCCACGGCGCAAGAGTTGGTGGTGCCGGGCGATAAAGACGGTGATAAGATCGTATCAGAAGGCGAACTTGTTGAGGCTCTTATGGCGTATATGCAGGGCGAATATCTTGGTGAAAGCGTGGAGCACCTCAGTTTAGATGAGCTGCGTGAGGCTGCACATATCCATGTGTATTATCCGCGGACGATCACGGATGCCTCTAATCGAGCGGTAACCGTGTACATGCCGATAACACGAATAATCACGCTGACAAGCGATAGTGCAGAAGCCGTCAGAATGCTCGGAGAGGTTGATAACATCGTTGGTGTGACCGATACGATAAAGGGCGGCGAAGGCGGGGCGTATTTCTCTGAGTTGGCGGATAAACCTTCGGTGGGTACGTGGAAGGCGTTCGATTACGAGGGAATTGTGGAGATCGCAAGAGGCGACTCGAATAATGCCGTTATCCCGGATATTCTTGTGATATGTGATGCATACGGGTATTATTATGATGTGTTTGACGTTGAAGAGAAGTTAAGTCCTTTTGGTATTGCCGTCGCGGGTCTGCCCTTATATGAGCAATCAAAGTTAGAGGAAGAGATGGAAGAGCTCGGGTATCTCCTGGAACGAGAAGATAGGGCTGCCGATTACATTGCGTGGCGTCAGGATAAGGAGGCTGCGGTTAGACGTGCAGTGGACGGACTTGCGAAGCCTAAGGTGTACATCGAGAAGGGTAGCTCAACAGGAATGGGGGAACTCAAGACCTACGGGAAAGGTTCCGCACTTGCTGAGCTTTGTGCACTGGCTGGCGGTGATAATATTGCCAAGAATATGGATGAGAACTATCCGGCGGTCGATTGGGCCTGGGTGATCTCACCGGACCAATATCCTG encodes:
- a CDS encoding ABC transporter substrate-binding protein — translated: MRNILTCIVVIVLLASSVLVAVIPSTAQELVVPGDKDGDKIVSEGELVEALMAYMQGEYLGESVEHLSLDELREAAHIHVYYPRTITDASNRAVTVYMPITRIITLTSDSAEAVRMLGEVDNIVGVTDTIKGGEGGAYFSELADKPSVGTWKAFDYEGIVEIARGDSNNAVIPDILVICDAYGYYYDVFDVEEKLSPFGIAVAGLPLYEQSKLEEEMEELGYLLEREDRAADYIAWRQDKEAAVRRAVDGLAKPKVYIEKGSSTGMGELKTYGKGSALAELCALAGGDNIAKNMDENYPAVDWAWVISPDQYPEVILKEEPNTWLGVTEEAETMREDVLTRIPGDIPAIQNGRVYIVNRKIDYGLGNVVGLTSWAKIFHPSVSLDPEAVYRDYLAFQGVGYPEDRIAVYPSLPT